The following proteins are encoded in a genomic region of Euzebya sp.:
- a CDS encoding DUF2933 domain-containing protein produces MMNLLKMCLNLRVMAGLAAAAVGIWVLAPQWLVAALPLLFLAICPLSMVVMIKMMMPGSGQKDEAPDGAVPAASDAVLEGRLRELEAQQAAVAAQLQSRRQPQV; encoded by the coding sequence ATGATGAACTTGCTCAAGATGTGCCTGAACCTCAGGGTGATGGCCGGGCTGGCCGCCGCTGCCGTGGGCATCTGGGTGCTCGCTCCGCAGTGGTTGGTCGCGGCGTTGCCGCTGCTGTTCCTGGCCATCTGTCCGCTGTCGATGGTGGTCATGATTAAGATGATGATGCCCGGCTCGGGTCAGAAGGACGAGGCGCCCGACGGGGCTGTCCCTGCTGCCTCAGACGCGGTCTTGGAGGGTCGACTCCGCGAGCTTGAGGCGCAGCAGGCAGCCGTGGCCGCACAGCTGCAGAGCCGCCGCCAGCCGCAGGTGTGA
- a CDS encoding TlpA family protein disulfide reductase — protein MAVSVGVGVLAGLGRDGGVGAVFAEDRLLTGGLGSAGEDAPTSLPAQVLPSLGPGADVDLSDYLGSPMLVNFWATWCGPCVTDMPVLRDTSRQLAGQVTFLGINVQDNEENALEFLQELDVTYDQARDPLAEYFTEVGGFGMPTTLLIDEAGKIVYRHTGAIEAAELRDLLTRHLDVRSGPAG, from the coding sequence GTGGCCGTGTCGGTCGGCGTGGGCGTCCTCGCCGGCCTCGGACGGGATGGCGGGGTGGGGGCCGTCTTCGCGGAGGATCGTTTGCTCACCGGTGGGCTGGGATCGGCTGGGGAGGACGCGCCGACGTCTCTGCCCGCACAGGTCCTCCCCTCCCTCGGCCCGGGCGCGGACGTCGACCTGTCCGACTACCTGGGGTCCCCGATGCTGGTGAACTTCTGGGCGACGTGGTGCGGACCATGCGTCACCGATATGCCGGTCTTGCGCGACACCAGCCGGCAGCTTGCCGGCCAGGTGACCTTCCTGGGCATCAACGTGCAGGACAACGAGGAGAATGCGCTCGAGTTCCTCCAAGAGCTGGACGTCACCTACGATCAGGCGCGTGATCCGCTGGCCGAGTACTTCACCGAGGTTGGCGGGTTCGGCATGCCGACCACCTTGCTGATCGACGAAGCGGGCAAGATCGTCTATCGACACACCGGCGCGATCGAGGCCGCCGAGCTGCGCGACCTGCTGACACGGCACCTGGACGTTCGGTCCGGACCGGCGGGATGA
- a CDS encoding alpha/beta fold hydrolase produces MVVLLHGLTASGDWWGGGYDALAAHAEVVVPDLLGFGASMDVSRTDFSREAHLDALDEMLADLRLDGRPLTVVGHSMGTLAALHWAARRAETVRVVAFCAPLYADRAEAERHIAEIGTLERFFALNTRIAQRSCALMCEYRSTAQWLWTAVSPQWPVRLARHGVLHTWDAYLGGIEGLIIRGDWEAAIGELDARGVPMLLADGADDPVPVAARTAQLETVYDCVDTARHPTAGHDLPAAYPDWALTRIVQS; encoded by the coding sequence GTGGTTGTGCTGTTGCACGGTCTGACCGCCTCTGGTGACTGGTGGGGCGGCGGCTACGACGCCCTCGCGGCCCATGCTGAGGTCGTGGTCCCCGATCTGCTCGGGTTCGGCGCCTCGATGGACGTCAGCCGGACGGACTTCTCCCGTGAGGCCCACCTCGACGCGCTCGACGAGATGCTGGCCGACTTGAGGCTCGATGGCCGGCCACTGACCGTGGTCGGACACTCCATGGGCACGCTGGCGGCCCTGCACTGGGCAGCCCGGCGTGCAGAGACGGTGCGGGTCGTGGCGTTCTGCGCCCCGCTGTACGCCGATCGTGCAGAGGCGGAGCGCCACATCGCCGAGATCGGCACGCTGGAGCGGTTCTTCGCGCTGAACACCAGGATCGCGCAGCGAAGCTGTGCACTGATGTGCGAGTACCGCAGCACGGCGCAGTGGCTGTGGACCGCGGTGTCGCCGCAGTGGCCGGTGCGGCTGGCCCGCCACGGGGTCCTGCACACGTGGGACGCCTACCTCGGCGGGATCGAAGGCCTGATCATCCGCGGTGACTGGGAAGCGGCCATCGGCGAACTCGATGCCCGGGGGGTCCCAATGCTCCTAGCCGACGGGGCCGATGACCCGGTCCCCGTGGCCGCCCGTACCGCTCAGCTGGAGACGGTCTACGACTGTGTGGACACCGCACGGCACCCCACCGCCGGGCACGACTTACCGGCTGCCTACCCCGATTGGGCACTCACCCGGATCGTGCAGTCCTGA
- a CDS encoding class I SAM-dependent methyltransferase, whose amino-acid sequence MVSHPVFARVYERLSRRMEQHGNAEHRRRLLADLHGRVIEVGAGNGLNFAHYPPGVDGVLAVEPEPRLRRAAIRAAQSAAVPITVVDGLADALPAADGSVDAAVASLVLCSVPDQSVALAELHRILQPGGELRFYEYVRAHEPRLASVQRAVDHVWPYLAGGCHTSRRTVAAIKAAGFVIDDIAAFRFPETRIPLPPAPHVIGVARRASS is encoded by the coding sequence ATGGTCTCCCACCCCGTATTCGCCCGGGTTTATGAGCGTCTCAGCCGCCGCATGGAACAGCATGGCAACGCTGAGCATCGCCGGCGGTTGCTGGCAGACCTGCACGGCCGGGTCATCGAGGTCGGCGCCGGCAACGGCCTGAACTTCGCCCACTACCCGCCGGGCGTCGATGGGGTCCTTGCCGTGGAGCCGGAGCCGCGGCTGCGTCGCGCAGCGATACGTGCTGCGCAGTCCGCTGCGGTCCCGATCACCGTCGTCGACGGTCTTGCCGACGCGTTGCCTGCGGCTGACGGCAGCGTTGACGCCGCGGTCGCGTCGCTGGTGCTGTGCTCGGTGCCAGACCAATCGGTGGCGCTCGCCGAGCTGCACCGGATCCTGCAACCCGGTGGAGAGCTGCGCTTCTATGAGTACGTACGTGCACACGAACCGCGCCTGGCATCGGTGCAACGTGCGGTGGATCACGTGTGGCCATACCTGGCTGGGGGCTGCCACACCAGTCGCCGGACAGTGGCCGCGATCAAAGCGGCCGGCTTCGTCATCGACGACATCGCGGCCTTCCGCTTCCCCGAGACGCGGATCCCGCTGCCACCGGCGCCACATGTGATCGGCGTTGCACGCAGGGCCTCATCGTGA